The Streptomyces uncialis genomic interval GAGCGTTCGGTCGGCTTCGGGTACCCGGGCGGGGGCCTGAGCTGTGTCGCCGGGATCGGGTCCGCCGCCTGGGACCGGCTCTTCGACGGGCCGCGCCCCGCCGCGCTGCATCCGTTCACCGAGCTGGCGGGCCCCCGCCATCACGCCGTCGCCACCCCGGGCGACCTGCTGTTCCATCTGCGCGCCACCCGCCAGGACCTGTGCTTCGCGCTCACCGCGCTGATCATGGAGCGGCTGCGGGACGCGGTCACCGTCGTCGACGAGACGCCCGGCTTCTCCTACTACGACAACCGGGATCTGCTCGGTTTCGTGGACGGTTCGGAGAACCCGGTGGGCCTGGCCGCGGCCGACGCCGTCGTCGTCGGGGACGAGGACCCGGACTTCGCGGGCGGCGCGTACGTGATCACCCAGAAGTATCTGCACGACCTGGCCGCCTGGAACGCGCTGCCGGTGGAGACGCAGGAGCTGATCGTCGGGCGGCGCAAGTTCGACAACGTGGAGCTGGACCAGCCCGGTTCCCATGTCGACCTCAACACGATCACCGACCCGGACGGCACCGAGCGGGAGATCCTCCGCGACAACATGCCCTTCGGCCGCCCGGGGAGCGGGGAGTTCGGTACGTACTTCATCGGGTACGCGCGGACCCCGGAGGTCACCGAGCGGATGCTGCGGAACATGTTCCTCGGGTCCGGGCCCACCAGCCACGACCGCATCCTCGACTTCTCCACCCCGGTCACCGGGAGCCTGTTCTTCGCCCCGGCCGCGGGCTTCCTGGAGGACCCGCCGGGACCCCCGGCGAAGGGGGCGGGGGCGGATGCCCCGCCGGAGCGTTCCCCGGGCGGCTGAGCGTCCGCGCCCCGGCCGGTGGGAGCGGGTCCGGGGCCGCGCGCCCCGGGCCCGTACCGCGCACACGGCGTCGCCGGGCGCCGGATAGGCTCGAAGGTGTGGAGCAGCTTGAGAAGAACCGGCGCCGCCCGTGGATCGTGGGTGTCTCGGGCGCGTCGGGCACGCCGTACGCCGCGTCGCTGCTGCGGGCCCTGCTCGCGGCGGGCGAGAGCGTCGACCTCGTGGTGTCACGGGCCTCCCGGCTGACCCTGCTCGACGAGACGGGGATCGCGTTCCGGGACGCCCACTGGCGCACGGATCTCACCCAGTGGCTCGTGCGGGGCGCCGACGGCAAGCCGGACACGTACCCCCCGCCCGCGCTGGACGACGTACGGTACTGGGCCGCCGGTGATCTGGCCGCCGGGCCGTCCTCGGGGTCGTACCCGGCACAGGGGATGATCATCGTGCCGGCGTCCACCGCGTGTGTCGCGGGGGTCGCGCTCGGGCTGTCCAAGGATCTGCTCCAGCGGACGGCGAGCGTCACCCTCAAGGAGGGCCGCCCCCTGATCGTGGCGGTCCGGGAGACTCCGCTGAACGGCCAGACCCTGCGTCATCTGGTGACCCTGGACGACGCGGGCGCGGTGGTCCTGCCGGCGTCGCCCGCGTTCTACGCGGGCGCCACCCATATCCAGGACCTGGTGGACTTCGTCGCCGGCCGCGCCCTCGACGCGGCCGGGGTGCCGCACGGGCTGTACCGGCGCTGGGAGGGACAGCTCGGGGGAGGCACGCGCACCTCCTGAACCCCGGGCCCGCCGGACCGGCGCCGGGCGTACGCCGGGCGCGCCCCCCGATCCGCGCGCCCCGCCCCGGTGCCCCGTCCCGCCGCCTCACTTCGCCCAGCCAGTGGGATTCGCAGGGTGTCTGGCCCGCTTACCTTTGATGTTGGACATAAACTCGCGGCACTGCTGAACAATGAAAGGCTCGGATCTATGGACGCCGTGGACAGGCAGCTCATCCAGGCCCTGCGGGAGAACGGCAGGGCCTCGTACGCCGAACTCGGCCGGCTCGTCGGCCTCTCCGGCCCCAGTGTCACCGACCGGATCAACCGGCTGGAGGCCGCCGGGGTCATCACGGGGTACCGGGCGACCGTCGACTCCGCCTCGCTCGGTCTCGGGGTCACCGCCCTGATCGGTATCTCGCTGTCGGACGCCGCCGACCACGAGGACGTGGCCCAGCGGCTGCGGGACCTCGGCGAGATCGAGGACTGCTGGTTCATCGCGGGCGACGACTCGTTCATGCTCAAGGTCCGCGTCGGTGACGTCGACGGCCTGGAGAAGACCATCCGGCGGCTCTCGGGCACCAAGGGGGTGTCCCGGACCCGCACCACGATCGTGCTGTCCACCAAGTGGGAGAACCGGGTCGGGGACCTCCCCGAGGAGCTCTAGGCGTACGGTTGAGCGCGTCCGCGAGGAAGACGACCGAGGCACGGCAGGGAAGAGGCAGAGGCAAATGGACGTGGGCCTGAAGCGCGAGCTGGAGGCGAAGGTCTTCGCCGGGGAGCGGCTGAGCCGCGAGGACGGCATCGCGCTGTACGCCTCCGACGACCTGGCCTGGCTCGGCGGGCTGGCGCACGAGGTGCGCACCCGCAAGAACGGTGACGTGGTCCACTTCAACGTCAACCGGCACCTCAACATGACCAATGTGTGCACCGCGTCCTGCGCGTACTGCTCCTTCCAGCGCAAGCCGGGGGAGAAGGACGCGTACACGATGCGCATCGAGGAGGCCGTGAAGCTGGCCAAGGCGATGGAGGGCGAGAACCTCACCGAGCTGCACATCGTCAACGGCCTCCACCCGTCGCTGCCCTGGCGGTACTACCCGCGTTCGCTGCGCGCCCTCAAGGAGGCGCTGCCGAACGTCGGGCTGAAGGCGTTCACGGCCACCGAGATCCATCACTTCGAGACGATCTCCAAGCTGACCGCGAGCGAGATCCTGGACGAGCTGATCGACGCGGGCCTCGAATCGCTGACCGGCGGCGGCGCGGAGATCTTCGACTGGGAGGTCCGCCAGCACATCGTGGACCACCGCACCCACTGGGAGGACTGGTCCCGAATCCACCGGCTCGCCCATGAGAAGGGGCTGAAGACGCCCGCGACGATGCTCTACGGGCATATCGAGGAGCCGCGTCACCGGGTGGACCATGTGCTGCGGCTGCGGGAGCTCCAGGACGAGACCGGCGGCTTCCAGGTCTTCATCCCGCTGCGCTACCAGCACGACTTCGTGGACATGAAGGACGGCAAGATCCGCAACCGGCTCCAGGCGCGCACCTCCATGGCGACCGGCGCGGAGGCGCTGAAGACCTTCGCGGTGTCCCGGCTGCTGTTCGACAACGTGCCGCACGTGAAGGTCTTCTGGGTCATGCACGGCGTCCAGACCGCGCAGCTCGCCCTCCAGCACGGCGCCGACGACATGGACGGCTCGGTCGTCGAGTACAAGATCACGCACGACGCCGACAACTTCGGTACGCCGAGCAAGCTCACCCGTGACGATCTGCTGGAGCTGATCCGGGACGCCGGGTTCCGGCCGGTGGAGCGCAACACCCGGTACGAGATCATCCGCGAGTTCGACGGCCCCGAGGCGGACCGCCGGGAGTCCCCGCAGCCGATGCGGGTGTGAGTCCCGGGCCGGACAGAGCGGTGTTCCGGCGGCGCGCACCCGGCTGAGGGCGCGCGCGGCCGGAGTGCTTCACTGATATGCGGCCATTGTCGGAACGGAAGAGTGGGATACATGCTCCGCTACACACTGATGCGCCTCGGGATCTTCGCGGGCTGCTTCGCGGCGGTCTGGGGGCTCAGCTACGCGGGTCTGCTGCCGCAGGGGCTCGGCAGCTCCAACGGGCTGTGGCTGCTGCTGCTGGCCATGGTGCTGTCCGCGCCGATCAGCTTCGTGGTGCTGCGCAAGCAGCGGGACTCCGCGTCCGTGCAGATCGCGGCGCGGGTGGACCGGGCGAAGGCGGGGTTCGGACGCAGTGCGAGCCAGGAGGACCTGGCGGACGAGGCGGGGTCCGGCCCGGGCGGTGCCCGAGCCGGAGGGTGAGCCCTCCGGGGGCGGCCGTCCGAGTCCTACCGCCGCCCACCCCTGCGGGTCCCCTTCGCCCGCGCCCGTAGGTTTCCTGTACTGGACGTACCTGTCCCCGCACAGGCGGTTCGTGGGTGCGCAGTTCCCCGCGCCCCTGAGGTGCTGCCCCCTTGCGGTCGCTCTTCGGGTGCGTGCCGGCCCTCGTCTTTTGCGCAGTTCCCCGCGCCCCTTTGGGGCGCCCCTTGCTGTCGTCCGTTGTCTGCGGACCATCCTCCTCGTGCAGTCGCCCTGCTGCGGGAGGGGGTGGGCGGGAATCTCTGCTCGCAGACTCCGATGCTCTTCAGCCGGGTCACTGGACGTGTTACCGAGCGCGTCGGATCGAGGACGGAGAATCCCGACCGGCACCGACCCGAAGGACCGACAGGGTGCGCCCCAAAGGGGCGCGGGGAACTGCGCGAAAACGGCGAGCGACGGCACAGGAACGAAGTGCGTCCAGCCGGACGGACCTGGGAAGCGCAAGCGAAGGCGACCCGCGGGGAACTGCGCAGCCACCGAGCTACCCGCACAGGGAAATGCGCGTCCAGCCGGGCGGAGCTCGGGAGCGCGAGCGAAGGCGATCCGCGTGAGGTGGGTCTCAGTCCCGGCGGGGGATCGGGGCTCCGGGTGGTGAGCGGGGCGGGGGCGGCTTGAATCATGTGGTGTGTGTCCGGGGGGTGTTGGGGACCATCAGGGCATGACAACGAGAGCGGGGACCCCTCCATCGGGGTCAAAGCGGGTCTTTGAGGGCCTCAAAGTACAAGTGTTAACGTGCTCGGCATGAAGTCCGCAGCCGCGCGCCCCTCCGTCATGGGATCCGTGCCCATGACCGCCCTGAGCGTCCCGCTCGTGGCGCGCCTGCATGTCGACCTCTGCCGCTGTCTGTCGGCGGTCTGTCGCCGCCCCCCGCGCGCGGCCTGCCGTCGTTCCTGACCCCCGGACCGGACCACCGTCCCACCCGTCAGGACCCGCACCACGACGCGTCCCGCGCCCTTCCCCCGAAGGCTCCCGGGATCTCTCCGTACCGCCCCAGGGCCACGCCGCACCCTGATCCGTCCCGCACCCCCCGTTCACCCCCCTATGGAGTGTGTCCACGTGTCCGTCCCCGCCACGAACACACAGCCGAAGCCGGCCCGCCCGGCCACACGGCTGCTCAAGGTGCCCTTCTGGGCGCAGATACTTCTCGGTCTCGTCCTCGGTGTCGTCCTCGGCTGGGTCGCCCGCGAGTTCGACGTCTCGTGGCTGCTCACCACCCTGGAGAAGGTGGGCGGCATCTTCATCGGGCTGCTGAAGCTCGCCGTCGGCCCGCTGGTGTTCTTCGCCATCCTGGTGTCGATCACCAACCTCCGGAAGGTCAACAACGCCGCCCGGCTGGCCTCCCGCACACTCCTCTGGTTCATGATCACCTCGCTGATCGCGGTGGCGATCGGCCTGTTCATCGGCCTGGTGACCAACCCCGGCTCCGGCACCGGCCTCACCGCCGACGACGGTGGCA includes:
- a CDS encoding Dyp-type peroxidase, with the protein product MPASQAVPPTQSVLSPLTASALFLVVTVDDGGEEAVRELLADLAGLERSVGFGYPGGGLSCVAGIGSAAWDRLFDGPRPAALHPFTELAGPRHHAVATPGDLLFHLRATRQDLCFALTALIMERLRDAVTVVDETPGFSYYDNRDLLGFVDGSENPVGLAAADAVVVGDEDPDFAGGAYVITQKYLHDLAAWNALPVETQELIVGRRKFDNVELDQPGSHVDLNTITDPDGTEREILRDNMPFGRPGSGEFGTYFIGYARTPEVTERMLRNMFLGSGPTSHDRILDFSTPVTGSLFFAPAAGFLEDPPGPPAKGAGADAPPERSPGG
- a CDS encoding UbiX family flavin prenyltransferase, which gives rise to MEQLEKNRRRPWIVGVSGASGTPYAASLLRALLAAGESVDLVVSRASRLTLLDETGIAFRDAHWRTDLTQWLVRGADGKPDTYPPPALDDVRYWAAGDLAAGPSSGSYPAQGMIIVPASTACVAGVALGLSKDLLQRTASVTLKEGRPLIVAVRETPLNGQTLRHLVTLDDAGAVVLPASPAFYAGATHIQDLVDFVAGRALDAAGVPHGLYRRWEGQLGGGTRTS
- a CDS encoding Lrp/AsnC family transcriptional regulator, producing MDAVDRQLIQALRENGRASYAELGRLVGLSGPSVTDRINRLEAAGVITGYRATVDSASLGLGVTALIGISLSDAADHEDVAQRLRDLGEIEDCWFIAGDDSFMLKVRVGDVDGLEKTIRRLSGTKGVSRTRTTIVLSTKWENRVGDLPEEL
- the mqnE gene encoding aminofutalosine synthase MqnE, which gives rise to MDVGLKRELEAKVFAGERLSREDGIALYASDDLAWLGGLAHEVRTRKNGDVVHFNVNRHLNMTNVCTASCAYCSFQRKPGEKDAYTMRIEEAVKLAKAMEGENLTELHIVNGLHPSLPWRYYPRSLRALKEALPNVGLKAFTATEIHHFETISKLTASEILDELIDAGLESLTGGGAEIFDWEVRQHIVDHRTHWEDWSRIHRLAHEKGLKTPATMLYGHIEEPRHRVDHVLRLRELQDETGGFQVFIPLRYQHDFVDMKDGKIRNRLQARTSMATGAEALKTFAVSRLLFDNVPHVKVFWVMHGVQTAQLALQHGADDMDGSVVEYKITHDADNFGTPSKLTRDDLLELIRDAGFRPVERNTRYEIIREFDGPEADRRESPQPMRV
- a CDS encoding DUF4229 domain-containing protein; this encodes MLRYTLMRLGIFAGCFAAVWGLSYAGLLPQGLGSSNGLWLLLLAMVLSAPISFVVLRKQRDSASVQIAARVDRAKAGFGRSASQEDLADEAGSGPGGARAGG